The Osmerus eperlanus chromosome 15, fOsmEpe2.1, whole genome shotgun sequence genome includes a window with the following:
- the LOC134034934 gene encoding thread biopolymer filament subunit gamma-like isoform X2 yields the protein MALSLSSSRLSGSGGLGFSSLGLAGGGAGGMALALRSGTGLGMGMGLGGGLGLGSGGGGYGLGLGGGLGLGGGGGFGLGGGGGGVGALMASSAFSMGRTMAAGGMSAGASLLAASSAQAGGLALAPVLTRAAEKHTLSGLNERFAGYITKVRQLHQENAALEAQLAQLTGGADVAHEGSGMVTTAGYESQLVEHRGKLESLSLDTVRLEIVLDGIRGTAHELKAKYDFEQGVRFQLEADIASMKRDIDMASDVSVELHAKHSSLKEDLDFVTKTQDEELFSLQSKLGASSTDTSVSMIQVDTDKSFDVAAALNKMRMEHEDCVRQHREEADAYYKLKMDEVQAASASSSQALSASKAEISSSRKELQALSLELQSLERSLAEAHAHASGGVSEYQAQIASLEAAIEVAKGDLHKQILGYQELLDVKLALDAEISTYRTLMDGGDISFPVQNFSSSSVFLSSSPGPSSHFKSPPPSVRSPSPAITAKAKENVSASMSFSETSYTYTVMEEVIESETKEVVTDARSETTTMTSDAESES from the exons ATggctctctctttgtcatcctCCAGGCTGTCCGGGTCTGGTGGTTTGGGCTTCTCCAGCCTGGGTTtggctggtggtggtgctggagggaTGGCCCTTGCTCTCCGTTCTGGGACTGGCTTAGGCATGGGGATGGGGCTAGGTGGTGGTCTGGGTctagggagtggaggaggaggctatgggctgggactgggtggagggctgggtctaggaggtggtggaggctttgggctgggtggaggtggaggaggtgtcgGGGCATTGATGGCCAGCTCTGCTTTTTCCATGGGCCGTACCATGGCCGCCGGGGGGATGAGCGCAGGGGCTTCCCTGCTTGCGGCTAGCTCCGCCCAGGCTGGTGGGCTCGCCTTGGCCCCGGTCCTCACCCGCGCCGCGGAGAAACACACGCTCTCTGGCCTCAACGAGCGCTTCGCAGGCTACATCACCAAGGTGAGGCAGCTCCATCAGGAGAACGCCGCTCTAGAGGCCCAGCTGGCCCAGCTCACCGGCGGGGCGGACGTGGCACATGAGGGCTCGGGGATGGTCACCACGGCGGGGTACGAGAGCCAGCTGGTGGAGCACAGGGGGAAGCTGGAGAGCCTGTCCTTGGACACCGTCAGGCTGGAGATTGTACTAGACGGCATCCGGGGAACGGCCCACGAACTGAAGGCCAA ATATGATTTTGAGCAGGGTGTGAGGTTTCAGCTTGAAGCAGATATTGCATCAATGAAAAGG GACATTGATATGGCCTCTGACGTAAGTGTTGAACTGCATGCCAAACACTCCAGCTTGAAAGAAGATCTGGACTTTGTCACCAAGACTCAGGATGAG GAGTTGTTCAGCCTGCAGTCCAAGCTGGGAGCCTCGTCCACGGACACGTCAGTCTCCATGATCCAGGTGGACACGGACAAGTCCTTCGACGTGGCGGCCGCCCTCAACAAGATGAGGATGGAGCACGAGGACTGTGTGAGACAACACAGAGAGGAAGCTGACGCGTACTACAAACTCAAG atgGATGAGGTACAGGCTGCCTCCGCCAGCAGCTCCCAGGCCCTGTCGGCCTCCAAGGCAGAGATCTCCTCCAGCAGGAAGGAGCTGCAGGCCCTCAGTCTGGAGCTACAGAG CCTGGAGCGCAGCCTGGCTGAGGCCCATGCCCATGCCTCGGGGGGCGTGTCTGAGTACCAGGCTCAGATCGCCAGCTTGGAGGCTGCCATCGAGGTTGCCAAAGGTGACCTGCACAAGCAGATCCTTGGTTACCAGGAGCTGCTGGACGTCAAGCTGGCGCTGGACGCAGAGATCTCCACCTACAGGACATTGATGGATGGAGGCGACATCAG CTTCCCCGTCCAGAACTTTAGCTCCTCCTCCGTCTTCCTGTCCAGCTCACCTGGCCCCTCCTCCCACTTCaaatcccctcccccttccgtcAGAAGCCCCTCCCCCGCCATCACGGCCAAGGCAAAGGAGAA TGTGTCTGCGAGCATGTCCTTCTCAGAGACCtcctacacatacacag tgatggaggaggtcatTGAGTCAGAGACTAAAGAAGTTGTCACAG atGCCAGATCTGAGACTACAACGATGACGTCTGATGCAGAATCTGAGTCTTAG
- the LOC134034934 gene encoding thread biopolymer filament subunit gamma-like isoform X1, producing the protein MALSLSSSRLSGSGGLGFSSLGLAGGGAGGMALALRSGTGLGMGMGLGGGLGLGSGGGGYGLGLGGGLGLGGGGGFGLGGGGGGVGALMASSAFSMGRTMAAGGMSAGASLLAASSAQAGGLALAPVLTRAAEKHTLSGLNERFAGYITKVRQLHQENAALEAQLAQLTGGADVAHEGSGMVTTAGYESQLVEHRGKLESLSLDTVRLEIVLDGIRGTAHELKAKYDFEQGVRFQLEADIASMKRDIDMASDVSVELHAKHSSLKEDLDFVTKTQDEELFSLQSKLGASSTDTSVSMIQVDTDKSFDVAAALNKMRMEHEDCVRQHREEADAYYKLKMDEVQAASASSSQALSASKAEISSSRKELQALSLELQSFANVSLTLERSLAEAHAHASGGVSEYQAQIASLEAAIEVAKGDLHKQILGYQELLDVKLALDAEISTYRTLMDGGDISFPVQNFSSSSVFLSSSPGPSSHFKSPPPSVRSPSPAITAKAKENVSASMSFSETSYTYTVMEEVIESETKEVVTDARSETTTMTSDAESES; encoded by the exons ATggctctctctttgtcatcctCCAGGCTGTCCGGGTCTGGTGGTTTGGGCTTCTCCAGCCTGGGTTtggctggtggtggtgctggagggaTGGCCCTTGCTCTCCGTTCTGGGACTGGCTTAGGCATGGGGATGGGGCTAGGTGGTGGTCTGGGTctagggagtggaggaggaggctatgggctgggactgggtggagggctgggtctaggaggtggtggaggctttgggctgggtggaggtggaggaggtgtcgGGGCATTGATGGCCAGCTCTGCTTTTTCCATGGGCCGTACCATGGCCGCCGGGGGGATGAGCGCAGGGGCTTCCCTGCTTGCGGCTAGCTCCGCCCAGGCTGGTGGGCTCGCCTTGGCCCCGGTCCTCACCCGCGCCGCGGAGAAACACACGCTCTCTGGCCTCAACGAGCGCTTCGCAGGCTACATCACCAAGGTGAGGCAGCTCCATCAGGAGAACGCCGCTCTAGAGGCCCAGCTGGCCCAGCTCACCGGCGGGGCGGACGTGGCACATGAGGGCTCGGGGATGGTCACCACGGCGGGGTACGAGAGCCAGCTGGTGGAGCACAGGGGGAAGCTGGAGAGCCTGTCCTTGGACACCGTCAGGCTGGAGATTGTACTAGACGGCATCCGGGGAACGGCCCACGAACTGAAGGCCAA ATATGATTTTGAGCAGGGTGTGAGGTTTCAGCTTGAAGCAGATATTGCATCAATGAAAAGG GACATTGATATGGCCTCTGACGTAAGTGTTGAACTGCATGCCAAACACTCCAGCTTGAAAGAAGATCTGGACTTTGTCACCAAGACTCAGGATGAG GAGTTGTTCAGCCTGCAGTCCAAGCTGGGAGCCTCGTCCACGGACACGTCAGTCTCCATGATCCAGGTGGACACGGACAAGTCCTTCGACGTGGCGGCCGCCCTCAACAAGATGAGGATGGAGCACGAGGACTGTGTGAGACAACACAGAGAGGAAGCTGACGCGTACTACAAACTCAAG atgGATGAGGTACAGGCTGCCTCCGCCAGCAGCTCCCAGGCCCTGTCGGCCTCCAAGGCAGAGATCTCCTCCAGCAGGAAGGAGCTGCAGGCCCTCAGTCTGGAGCTACAGAGCTTTGCcaatgtt AGCCTGACCCTGGAGCGCAGCCTGGCTGAGGCCCATGCCCATGCCTCGGGGGGCGTGTCTGAGTACCAGGCTCAGATCGCCAGCTTGGAGGCTGCCATCGAGGTTGCCAAAGGTGACCTGCACAAGCAGATCCTTGGTTACCAGGAGCTGCTGGACGTCAAGCTGGCGCTGGACGCAGAGATCTCCACCTACAGGACATTGATGGATGGAGGCGACATCAG CTTCCCCGTCCAGAACTTTAGCTCCTCCTCCGTCTTCCTGTCCAGCTCACCTGGCCCCTCCTCCCACTTCaaatcccctcccccttccgtcAGAAGCCCCTCCCCCGCCATCACGGCCAAGGCAAAGGAGAA TGTGTCTGCGAGCATGTCCTTCTCAGAGACCtcctacacatacacag tgatggaggaggtcatTGAGTCAGAGACTAAAGAAGTTGTCACAG atGCCAGATCTGAGACTACAACGATGACGTCTGATGCAGAATCTGAGTCTTAG